Within the Maribacter sp. BPC-D8 genome, the region TAGATTGACAAAAACCTGGACACAGATAGCAAACAGGTTTAAACCGTATGGAGATTATGTGATTTTTGAAACCTTAAATGAACCACGTCATGAAGGTTCTCCAGAGGAATGGGAGGGAGGCACCGTCGAAGGTCGAGATGTTGTAAACCAATACCACCAAGTTGGTGTTGATGCAATTCGTGCTACAGGAGGTAATAATGCAACTAGAAAAATTATGGTTTCTACTTATGCTGCCGGCACTGGAGACAATGTCTTAGCAGATTATCTAGTTCCTAATAATGACGAAAATGTAATTGTATCTATTCATAGTTATTCCCCTTATTTATTTTCTTTAGCGGGTACTGACCCAACTTGGGGTACAGACGCAGATAAGGCACAGTTAACACAAGAATTTAACACCATTCAAAATAAGTTCGAGACCGAAGGTAGGGCAGTAGTTATGGGTGAATGGGGTTCTACTTTTTCTAATAATGAGGGTGATCGTTTGGCTCATGCCGAATATTATGCGAAGTTATGTGCTGAACGCGGTATTTGTCCCATTTGGTGGGATAACGGTAATGCTGATGAATTCGGCATCTTCAATAGAAATACCCTCGAATGGGTTTACCCCAAAATTGCAGATGCTATTGTTGATGCTACGAAGTGATGAGTGAAAATTAATATTTTCAATAATTTTTGAAGTACTTAAGTAAATACTACATCTAATATTAATTCCATAAAAAATATCGAAATGAAAAGCTTTGGTTTTCATTTCGATATTAAAATAAGGGTTTAGCGGTATGTTGAACTTATTGATTATTTAATCATTCTGTTTTCTCTCTACGTTTCTTCCTCCAAGGCGCATTAATCTGAAAATCTCCAGCCATAATGCAACCATAAGGCATTACTTTATCAATTATCTCTCCTAAACCGTATTCTTCCATTTGAGATCGAACCGTTTGAGCATTTTTATAGGCACTAGGCAATTCGGAAATATCAATCTCCTTAGAAAAGAAACGTACATCTAAACCTTCAGTTTCCAAATCGAACAAGGCTTCTTTCGTAAAATCTGCATTGTTTCTTTTGTGCTGGGTACGGCTCATATTTCTACCTGCACCGTGTGGGGCAAAACCTAAGTTGTTTCCTGTTGTTTTACCTTCCACAATTAAAACAGGTTCTGCCATATTCAAAGGTATTAATCTTGGTCCGGAAATATCAGGCATAAATTTAGCATCCAACGGAGTTGCGCCTTTGGCATGGTAAAACAAATCTCCGTCTTTGAAAACAAAGTTATGCTCATTCCAATATCTGTCTTCAGCTTGCATTGCCAATACATCTAATGTAGCGTTGTGAATACATTCATGGTTTAACTTGGTCCATTTTCTTATCGTCTGTAAAGCACTCCAGTACAATTGCCCTTCTTCAGTTTCGAAAGGGATCCAAGCATTTTGTTTTAACGCAGCAGGACATAAATCTTTTCTAAACCGTTCAGCGATGTGCATTCCTTTTTTATATAACCTAGCTCCTGGAGCTCTTGATCCGTGATGCGTAATCATCATAGTATTACCAGTTTTTTCTGAAATACCAACAAATAAGAAGTGATTGCCATCACCTTGAGTACCTAAATGTTCTATTGCAAGGCTTATATCTTTAGGTGCATTCAATAGCTTATTGGCTTTAAACTCTGCTGATAATTCTTCAGTCAATTGAAATTGTTTTCCACGTGGTCTGCCACCTGGTCCAAAATGCGTAATTGAATACGCAGCGTCTAAAACCAGTTTTGGATCCATTTTTCCGAAATCGGTTAACATTACCGAGCAACAAATATCTGCACTATGCATACCTGGGTGTATAGCATTCTTTGCTACTACAACACCACCAACGGGAATTGTACCTAATGGTCCCGTAGGGCATGCATCTGGCATAACCGCGCCATTAACTACCGTAGGTGTGCGCATTAAAACTTTCATGGAGTCGACTACTTTTGTCACATTGGTCTCTTCCAATTCATTTTCGGCTTTTATATTTATTGCGAATTCTTTAGCGTTAGAATACAGGTTGATCATAGGTGGTAAACGATATTGCTCTAAGAACGCGTTCATAGCTTCTCCTTCTAACTGGTTTGCGTTAATGTATTCTATGGCTTCTGGAAACCATTTTCCTGATCGAAAACCTAAATCGATTAATTCTTTTCCTGTGATGTTTACTGTATTTTTCATAATTTCTTTTAATTAGCTCTGCCGACTCCATTCGTTCAGCAGAGCGCTACATGAAGACTGTTTAACTCGTCTTCTTTATGATTCTGGTACAAACTTGCGACTCATGTGCGCAATTATTTTGCGTAGTTGAATTATTTATAGAATTGTTCTCTTATTTCTACTAATAACTTGTTAACCGTATCCAGGTCAGGTCTTTCCATCAGACTAGATTTTTCATAAATATCGTCTAACTCCAATCTTAACTTTTCTGCCCTTTCAACCAATTCTTTATATTCGAATTCTGCATTTTTTATGGACAAAAGAAAGTCTCTGTCTGTTCTTTTAACATTGATTTTACCTTCTGCACCTATTTCTTTTGCCATATGTAATAATCGAAAAGTATGCATCATATTTTTTGCATCGTAGTTTTTACTATGTGAGATATTGCTTTTGTATCGATCATCATTTCTTTTTTCTACCCAAGACCAATATTCTTTATATTTTTTGCAATAAGATGAATACCCATCTCTATTAAAGTATAGAACAGCAACTGGCACCTCTGATTTAGGAATAGAACTTAGGCATACTTCATTAGCATTTTCTCTGGCAACACCACTATATTTCATAGAAGGATTATAGAATAGATTGTAACAGTCTTTCATGTGGCTTATTTTAGTCAAACCGAAATGGGCTACTTCCAAACCTTCATTTTCTAAAAAGGTGTTCAAAAGCACGGCACGTTTTTCTTTTCGAACAAAGCAAAAATCAGTAACAGATTTACGTTCTTTTTCTACAGGGTTTACTATTTTTTTCTTCAACCCTCTAGCCTTTTTTATTTGAGTAAATGCATAGTTTGCAAAAGTGTCTTTACACAATTTTGAAAGAAAGTATTTAGATTTAATTGTATCAAATAATGGATTCTTTGAAAGAATACAATCTTCAGGAACACTTAAGAGTTCAAGAATATTAGGATTGTTTTTTGAAAGAAGTTCCATGAATTTCTTGAGCTCATAATAAACAATATCATTCGTCTCGTTATTTATTTGACCCACATATTCTAATGAATAGTACTTTTCTTTTGGCAATATAAAAACTCCACGAATATCCGTATCCGAGGTAGGGGTAGCGAGTCCGTATGCTCTACTACCGCTTATACATTCAAATATGATATTTCCTGAAGCTTTTAGTTCTTCTATTGTTTTCATTTGGTCAAGGTTTTATATAAAAAACTATCTATTCTATCCGTATCAGGTTTTCCGCCAGAAAGTGATTTTGCATACTTCTCGTTAGTACAAATGACTCTTGTTATGAGTTCTATGACCTTTTCATTTCTAGAATGTAGATAACTTTCGTTATTCTCTGATTTAATAGCCATCAAATTTCTTATTTCATCCTCTTCATCCTTTTTAACCAGAGATAGCATTTTACTAAAAACAACTGGTGGCATTGTATTATGTTCCAGTATCCATTTACCCGCCAAAGCTGTTCGTAATGCATAAAATAAACTCTTTAGTTTTACTTTTTCATCCGTTAGTTTTTCTTCATATTTTTTGCTCATACTTAAATAATGGTACATACAAGCTATTGAAGAAAAGCAATCTTCAGCTATGGTTCTAAGTTCTTTTATAGATTCACTTTCCTCAATATAAGTTATAGGAGAAAATAGATGCTCTAAAGCAGGTACGTTTGACTTTTTAAGAAGACGGAGCTTCTTTCTAAGTTCCCAACCAACAGTGTCAAAATCACCATCCATGATATCGATAGTATCCTTTTTTTCTGAAACAGATAGATACCAGTCTAAAGGATGAGTGTAAACAAATCGAACATCGTAGTCGCTATCTGGTGATGCAAATCCCCAAGCTCTGCTTCCTGATTCGCAAGCAAAAAGGATATCTACTTTTTTATCTTTTGCTAAATTGTTTAGTTTGTGTATCATCATTTCTCTAATTATGATACAAATATGACAATGTACTACGCAGTTATTTTGCGTAGTAAGGATCGATGTGTTATTTTTATTAAAAATGAATCCGAATGGCAATCAATAAAAATGCACTTATCCGTTATAAAACCATTGATAAATGTCTTCAGAATACATACCGTCAATGGACATTAGATGATTTAATCGAAGCTTGTTCAGATGCCTTGTATGAATATGAAGGGCGTGAAATCAATGTAAGCAAGCGTACCGTGCAAATGGATATTCAATTAATGCGAAGTGATAAGTTGGGTTATAATGCACCGATAAAAGTTTACGATAAAAAATATTACAAGTACGAAGAGGATGAGTATTCCATTACTGATATTCCTATAACAGAAAATGATATAAACGTACTTTCTGAGACTGTAGAAATGCTAAAACAGTTTAAAGACTTTTCATTATTTTCTGAATTAGGGGGTATTATTCAACGTCTAGAAGATAAGGTCTACACAGAAAAAACACATCAAGCTTCAATCATTCATTTAGATAAGAACGAGAATTTAAAAGGACTTCATTGGTTAGATGAACTTTACCAAGCAATTCAGAAAAAAATAGTGCTAAAATTAGAGTATCAATCATTTAAAGCAAAGCAGTCTGGGTTGATTCAATTTCATCCTATATTATTAAAAGAATTCAATAATCGATGGTTTCTAATTGGTAAAGGGGCAAAATCTAGAGGGATTGTTAATCTAGCTCTAGACCGTATTAAAAGTGTTGATTATAATTTTGTTGAGCCTTATATTCAAGAAGATTTTAATGCAGATGAGTTTTATAAAAATGTTATTGGCGTTACCGTAAACCAAGGAGAAAGAGCAGGTAATGTAAAATTGTGGGTACATCAAAGGCACGCACCATACGTAGAAACAAAACCTTTGCATCATTCGCAATGTATTGAAGAAATAAATGAAGACGGTAGCATAGTTATAGGTATTAAGGTCAAATTGAATTTTGAGTTAGAACGAATTATACTGGGCTACGGAGAAGCTATGAAGGTTTTGCAACCTGAACGATTAATTAAGCGTATTGCTCTACGAGTCAATAGAGCAAAGAAGTTATACGATATTGAGCCATCTTAACTCATTCAAATGACCTGTTCACTCAGTTTGCATTTCATATCTCGTAGTATATGTAGACTTTTATCAAAACCATAAAACTACCAATCATGAAAAAGCTAATTTTACTAATTTCTCTATTTATATGTACACAGTTTTTTGCCCAAGAGTCTCTTGAAATAGTACTAAAAGACTCTAGCAGATTAAAACTGACTAGTCTAAAAATTGATGTGACCATCATCGGCAATTTTGCTACGACTACGTATGATATGAAATTCTATAACGAATTAGATAGAACCTTAGAAGGTGAATTGGTATTTCCGTTAGGGGAGGGGCAGTCCGTTTCTAAATTTGCGATGGATGTTAATGACAAACTTCGCGAAGCAGTTATTGTAGAAAAAGAATTGGCTCGTGTTGCCTTTGAAAGTACAATAAGGCAAAACATAGATCCGGGTCTGTTAGAAAAAACAGAAGGCAATAATTACAAGGCAAGAATTTATCCGATTTTACCCAAAAAGTATAAGCATATTGTTTTGACTTTTGAGCAAGAATTAACAACATTAAATCAACGTCAAATTTATGAATTGCCTTTAGGTATGAAGGCTACATTGGATAATTTTTCAATACAAATGAACGTATTGAATGAGGGAAAACTACCTAAAATAAAAAGTGATGTTGCAAATTTCTTTTTTAAGGAAAGTAATGATGGTTTTACGGCATCTTTAGTGAAACAGAATTATAGACCAAACTCACCAGTTTTAGTAGAATTATCAAGTACTGGTAATGCAGAAACACTATTGAGTTTTCAAGACTATTTTTATATAAATAAAACACTTAAACCAAACACTAGGCTGAAGCAAAAGCCTAAGAAAATCACCTTGCTTTGGGATACTTCGTATTCATTAAGAAATAGAAATGTAGAAAAAGAAATAGCCATACTTGGTGAATATTTTGATTACCTAAGAAACGTCGAGGTGAATTATATTTCTTTTAGTAATTCAATAGTTCAAACTAAAATTTATAAAGTAGAAAATGGTAATTGGGATGGATTAAAAGAAGCATTAAAAGATGCTGTTTATGATGGTGGTACATGTATGGATTTTTCTAAGTCGTTAGCAAAAAATTCGGGCGAAACACTGTTGTTTACAGATGGTTTGGCTAATCTCGGAGATTATGCTAGTACTAATAATGGCTCAATTTATACAATCAACTCTACTACTTCTGCAAATCATGAACTGTTGAGAGAAGTAGCTACAGTATCTGGTGGTAGTTATATTAATCTGGTTAGGTTGCCACAAACCGAAGCCTTAAACATTTTAAAACACGAGACATTTCAATTTTTAGGATACCAGCAGAATAATGATATCTGGGAAGTATTTCCAAATAAGAAAACAAACGTATCAGAAGATTTTACTATTTCTGGTAGATTTTCAAAAAACAGTACTATAGAATTGTTATTTGGATATAGTGGAAAAGTAACGGAGCGCATTAAACTTCAGATTAATAAAAACAAAACTGATGAGGTAGTAAAACGACTATGGGCTAATCAAAAGCTAAAGCATTTAAGTAGTAATAAAGATGAAAATAGAGAAGAGATAATTTCGCTTGCAAAGAGTCATTATTTAGTAACAGATTATACTTCAATGTTGATTTTAGATAGAGTTGAAGATTATGCAAAGTATCGTATTGAGCCACCCCAAGAATTGAAAGCTGAATACAAAGAACTAATTAGAGATTTAGAAGAAGATGAAGCATATCATCTTGAGCGATTAAATGATAGAAAAGAAGATTTATTCAGTAATTATGATAAAATTTTAAATTGGTATTCAACCAAGTATCCCAAAAAGAATATTAAGCAAAATAATGAAGAAACAGCCAATAATGATAGTTCTAGTATAGTAACAAATACTATTACTGCAGACACGATTGAGGTAGTTGAAAATACGGTGAGTCCAACTCTAAACTCTAGTATAATAGCTATTGATTCGACGAAAAGAATAATTACAGGTACTGTTGTAGATCAAGATGGGTCGCCGCTACCAGCAGTAGCTATAGTTGTGGCAGGAACAACTAATGGGGTGACAACAGATTTTGATGGTAATTTTAGTATCAACGCAGAAGAAAATGATGAGCTAGAAATATCATATATAGGTTTTAATTCTTTTTCCCAAACAGTTAATGATTCTAATAATATTTCTATTTCATTAGACGAAAGTTCAGAAGCTTTAGATGAAGTTGTTATTGTTGGATATGGTGCAGAAATAAAAAGAGAAATGACAGCTTCTGTTGCTTCAATTAGTTCTCAAGCTTTACAAGGCAAGGTAGCAGGGGTAGAGGTTACACAAACTTCAGGTGAGCCAGGTTCAGACTCTAATATTACAGTTAGAGGTATCAATTCAGTTTCAGCTAATAGTAGTCCGCTTTATGTTGTCGATGGTCAAATTGTTTCAAAGAACCCGATGGAGGAACTAAAACCAGAAGATATTGATGGTATGCAGGTTCTAAAAGCATTAAATGCTGCTTCTATTTACGGAGCTAGAGCTTCAAATGGAGTAGTAATTATAACGACAAAGAAAGGCTTGGAAACTAACCCTGAAGCAATTGAAAAATTTAATCAAGAAATAAGTGATCAGATAGACCTTAAATCTTGGAATCCTGATACGCCCTATATTAAGATTTTAGAAAAAGAACCGAATGCAGAATTAGCCTATAGTAAGTATTTAGAAATTAGAGATGAATATTCTAATAGTCCCTCTTTTTACCTTGATGTATCTGACTTTTTTGAGCGCAAAGAAAAATCAGCTATTGCAATTAGAATTTTAACCAATTTAATGGAAATTGAATTAAGTAATCATGAATTAATGAAAGCGCTGGGCTACAAACTTGAGTACTTCGATCAATACGATTTAGCAGTAGTGGTTTATAAAAAAGTTTTAGAATTAAGACCAGAAGAACCACAATCTTACAGAGATTTGGCTTTGGCTTATGAGCAATTGGGCGAAATTCAAAAAGCTTATGATTTATTATTTGAATTATATAATGGCGATTTATTAGAAAAAGATGAGGATGAACGCTTTAATGGAATAGAGCAAATTGCATATGTTGAACTAAGTAGACTTGTACATAAATATGGTGACAAACTAAAATTAAAAAAAGAAGAGAAAGAGAAATTTAAACCTCTTGATACAGATGTAAGAATTGTGATTGACTGGAACCATAATGATACAGACATAGATTTATGGGTTGTTGATCCTAAAGATGAAAAAGCATATTACTCAAATCAAGAAACGAATATAGGTGGGCATATGTCTGAAGATATGACAGAAGGCTATGGTCCAGAAGAATTTATGTTGAAAGATGCTGTTAAAGGCGAATATAAAATTTTAGTAGATTATTATGCTGATGACGTTCAGAAAATTTCAGGCCCAACTGTGTTAAAAGTTACCATGTTTACCAATTATGGCAAACCAAATGAAGAGCGTAAAACAACTGTAGTAAGACTTGATAAAGAAAAAGATGAACTTGAGGTAGGTACTTTAAGGTTTTGAGATTTCAATTAAACTAAATTTTATTCAATTTTTCATGTTATAGTAAATAAAAAACCACTGTTAAGTAAAAGATTAACAGTGGTTTAATTATTTAAGCTCATTATTCAAACACTCAGTTGTGTTGCTTTAAGAAACATAGATTTATGATATGACTAATACTTTAATTCCGTCGTTTCTTCTCAGTGCTTTGGGTACGCGCAGCATAACCACTATTTAGTGCTACTTCTTTAAGGGCGATAGCCCCAGGTTCTTCCATCTTATCAATAATGATTTCAAGATCTTCATCAGCCAATAAGGTTCTTATATGGTCAATGTTATCGCACCATGTTTCTTCTTCATTTTTATCAAGACTCGGCGACCTTTCGTTACTGCGGTTTTCATCAGCTACAACACGCGCTTGTATTCGGCTGAGGTTTGTTGGATTCATAATTTCGACACCGTAAAGTGAATTTGATTCCTTTTTTACGACCAGGCGACCATCTTCTACCCATGCCGTTTGCATTGTTTCGTTTATGGTATAGCCCGCTTTTTCAAGGGCAGATTTTATTGCTTTTCTTCTTGCTTCGGCGATACGGTTTTCTGAAGTATTCTTATAAAATTCGCGAGCTTTTACAGCGGTTTCTAACAAATCTATAAGAGACGAATTTTCGAGTTTCTCTCTCCACTGTGCCATAAATTTAAAGTCTTTGCCTAGCGTTTCTATGAGTAATAAGCTATTACTTAAATCTTCTCGAGCTTCTCTAAGTGCAAGTTCATTTTTAGTAAAGTCTGCAGCGTCAATGATTAGAGAATCTAATTGAACCTCGTAGTTTGCTTCGCTTGAATCAAGTAAGGCACAACGATCTATTAATGCTTGTATTTTTTCTTGAGACATCTCATGAACATACATTTCCTTTAGGGTATCTTCTAGTTTTTTCAAGCGTGACTTGGTTCCCGGTAACTTTGCTTTCCATGCAGAAACTGATAGCATACTATCGCCTTTAGACAAACGTTGCTGCATTTCTAATTGTTCTTCAGATAACTCGTCAATCTTAGAAATTGATTTTTGCAGCAGTTCGTATAAATTATCTATTTGCGATTTATATGTGGCAAGGTGACTTTTTGTAATAATACTCGGAGCATTAAAAGGTTCAATAGCAATATTATTTTCTATTGATAGTGCTTTCAACTCGTTATGGGTGCTCTTTAGGTGTTTAAAACTGTCCCAATCTGTGGTACGCTCGCTAGCTACCTTTTTTTGTAATTTCTTTAGTTCAGTGTTTAAGTATTCAATTTGCTGAGGTACTTCTTGTTCAATTTGCAAGTAATCATCGATAGTTAAATTTGCAAAATGTGCATAGGTATCTGCCAAGCCTTTCTCCAAATCTTTATCTAATAGATTATTGTTTTGAGCGTAGTCTTCGGTTCGTGCGAGAGCTTTTTTCAATAGAGTAAGCCATCGGTCTTTTATAATTTGTCGTTCTTGTGGTGTAACAATACGTACTACTTTAGGTCCGCTCATTAATGTTGTATTAGTGCCATTTCTATGGCGTTTTTGAGTTTTAATTGTTCCTCTTGAGTATTCTCAAGCCACTGATATGATGTCGTTCGATGTATATGTGGAATCGATCTCTTTAATACTTTTGGGCGCCATAATTCTCTATAACGAGCCTGTTTTAAAAGCGTATTATAAGGTGCGTCACATTCTATACCTAATACAAAATGGCCTTGTTGTTTATCTTTAATGGCAAGATCCATATAGAAAACAGAATTATCACTGTCTTCTACCGTCTCATAACCCAAACTCTCAACATAGGCTTTAACGATATTTTTAAATCCGTCATTTCTGATTTTAGCTATTTGCTGTTGATCGCTAGTAGATAAAAGGCGTAAGGTTTTGGTAGCCATCTCAATCTGATTATTAGAATGTATTTCTGCATAATTGAGATACGTTTGTATATAATCTCTAGGTTTAGAGGCTAACCTTCCTGTAGATAAAATATCAGATATTGCTTGCGTAGGCATTGAGGTTGCAATAACCACTTTGTTTCGAGCTCTAGTGATGGCTACATTAAGTCGACGTTCGCCACCGCGATGACCTAACGCCCCAAAATTTCTACGAAACGAACCTAAGGTATTTATACCAAAAGTGGTACTGAACAAAATCATATCTCGCTCATCACCTTGAACGTTTTCTACATTTTTAACAAAGAAGCCCATATCTTCTCCATCTTGCTGCTTATTGCGAGCAATGGTAAGGGCTCGACCGAATGTAAGATCATCTGCCGCATGTTGTTCGATAATATCTTCAATAAGTTCTGCTTGCTTTTTATTAAAGGTAACAATA harbors:
- a CDS encoding RtcB family protein, which codes for MKNTVNITGKELIDLGFRSGKWFPEAIEYINANQLEGEAMNAFLEQYRLPPMINLYSNAKEFAINIKAENELEETNVTKVVDSMKVLMRTPTVVNGAVMPDACPTGPLGTIPVGGVVVAKNAIHPGMHSADICCSVMLTDFGKMDPKLVLDAAYSITHFGPGGRPRGKQFQLTEELSAEFKANKLLNAPKDISLAIEHLGTQGDGNHFLFVGISEKTGNTMMITHHGSRAPGARLYKKGMHIAERFRKDLCPAALKQNAWIPFETEEGQLYWSALQTIRKWTKLNHECIHNATLDVLAMQAEDRYWNEHNFVFKDGDLFYHAKGATPLDAKFMPDISGPRLIPLNMAEPVLIVEGKTTGNNLGFAPHGAGRNMSRTQHKRNNADFTKEALFDLETEGLDVRFFSKEIDISELPSAYKNAQTVRSQMEEYGLGEIIDKVMPYGCIMAGDFQINAPWRKKRREKTE
- a CDS encoding nucleotidyltransferase domain-containing protein, with amino-acid sequence MMIHKLNNLAKDKKVDILFACESGSRAWGFASPDSDYDVRFVYTHPLDWYLSVSEKKDTIDIMDGDFDTVGWELRKKLRLLKKSNVPALEHLFSPITYIEESESIKELRTIAEDCFSSIACMYHYLSMSKKYEEKLTDEKVKLKSLFYALRTALAGKWILEHNTMPPVVFSKMLSLVKKDEEDEIRNLMAIKSENNESYLHSRNEKVIELITRVICTNEKYAKSLSGGKPDTDRIDSFLYKTLTK
- a CDS encoding glycoside hydrolase family 5 protein, which encodes MKNISPFLILLSITILIGCSSSENQVNNSPSESTDNIQVTENDVIPNEVINGAMRDISPKEFVLDMGSGWNLGNTLDTEDVDKTAWGNPLTTKAMIDAVAAKGFKTLRLPVTWRYHTGSGPDYILESDWLDRVENIANFALSNDMYVIINIHHDDEWIIPIYDNAPAVKDRLTKTWTQIANRFKPYGDYVIFETLNEPRHEGSPEEWEGGTVEGRDVVNQYHQVGVDAIRATGGNNATRKIMVSTYAAGTGDNVLADYLVPNNDENVIVSIHSYSPYLFSLAGTDPTWGTDADKAQLTQEFNTIQNKFETEGRAVVMGEWGSTFSNNEGDRLAHAEYYAKLCAERGICPIWWDNGNADEFGIFNRNTLEWVYPKIADAIVDATK
- a CDS encoding helix-turn-helix transcriptional regulator; its protein translation is MAINKNALIRYKTIDKCLQNTYRQWTLDDLIEACSDALYEYEGREINVSKRTVQMDIQLMRSDKLGYNAPIKVYDKKYYKYEEDEYSITDIPITENDINVLSETVEMLKQFKDFSLFSELGGIIQRLEDKVYTEKTHQASIIHLDKNENLKGLHWLDELYQAIQKKIVLKLEYQSFKAKQSGLIQFHPILLKEFNNRWFLIGKGAKSRGIVNLALDRIKSVDYNFVEPYIQEDFNADEFYKNVIGVTVNQGERAGNVKLWVHQRHAPYVETKPLHHSQCIEEINEDGSIVIGIKVKLNFELERIILGYGEAMKVLQPERLIKRIALRVNRAKKLYDIEPS
- a CDS encoding DNA polymerase beta superfamily protein — its product is MKTIEELKASGNIIFECISGSRAYGLATPTSDTDIRGVFILPKEKYYSLEYVGQINNETNDIVYYELKKFMELLSKNNPNILELLSVPEDCILSKNPLFDTIKSKYFLSKLCKDTFANYAFTQIKKARGLKKKIVNPVEKERKSVTDFCFVRKEKRAVLLNTFLENEGLEVAHFGLTKISHMKDCYNLFYNPSMKYSGVARENANEVCLSSIPKSEVPVAVLYFNRDGYSSYCKKYKEYWSWVEKRNDDRYKSNISHSKNYDAKNMMHTFRLLHMAKEIGAEGKINVKRTDRDFLLSIKNAEFEYKELVERAEKLRLELDDIYEKSSLMERPDLDTVNKLLVEIREQFYK
- a CDS encoding VIT domain-containing protein; amino-acid sequence: MKKLILLISLFICTQFFAQESLEIVLKDSSRLKLTSLKIDVTIIGNFATTTYDMKFYNELDRTLEGELVFPLGEGQSVSKFAMDVNDKLREAVIVEKELARVAFESTIRQNIDPGLLEKTEGNNYKARIYPILPKKYKHIVLTFEQELTTLNQRQIYELPLGMKATLDNFSIQMNVLNEGKLPKIKSDVANFFFKESNDGFTASLVKQNYRPNSPVLVELSSTGNAETLLSFQDYFYINKTLKPNTRLKQKPKKITLLWDTSYSLRNRNVEKEIAILGEYFDYLRNVEVNYISFSNSIVQTKIYKVENGNWDGLKEALKDAVYDGGTCMDFSKSLAKNSGETLLFTDGLANLGDYASTNNGSIYTINSTTSANHELLREVATVSGGSYINLVRLPQTEALNILKHETFQFLGYQQNNDIWEVFPNKKTNVSEDFTISGRFSKNSTIELLFGYSGKVTERIKLQINKNKTDEVVKRLWANQKLKHLSSNKDENREEIISLAKSHYLVTDYTSMLILDRVEDYAKYRIEPPQELKAEYKELIRDLEEDEAYHLERLNDRKEDLFSNYDKILNWYSTKYPKKNIKQNNEETANNDSSSIVTNTITADTIEVVENTVSPTLNSSIIAIDSTKRIITGTVVDQDGSPLPAVAIVVAGTTNGVTTDFDGNFSINAEENDELEISYIGFNSFSQTVNDSNNISISLDESSEALDEVVIVGYGAEIKREMTASVASISSQALQGKVAGVEVTQTSGEPGSDSNITVRGINSVSANSSPLYVVDGQIVSKNPMEELKPEDIDGMQVLKALNAASIYGARASNGVVIITTKKGLETNPEAIEKFNQEISDQIDLKSWNPDTPYIKILEKEPNAELAYSKYLEIRDEYSNSPSFYLDVSDFFERKEKSAIAIRILTNLMEIELSNHELMKALGYKLEYFDQYDLAVVVYKKVLELRPEEPQSYRDLALAYEQLGEIQKAYDLLFELYNGDLLEKDEDERFNGIEQIAYVELSRLVHKYGDKLKLKKEEKEKFKPLDTDVRIVIDWNHNDTDIDLWVVDPKDEKAYYSNQETNIGGHMSEDMTEGYGPEEFMLKDAVKGEYKILVDYYADDVQKISGPTVLKVTMFTNYGKPNEERKTTVVRLDKEKDELEVGTLRF